A window of Gemmatimonadota bacterium contains these coding sequences:
- a CDS encoding AMP-binding protein, whose translation MSLLDLYDLSLRGRADAPALECAGADGATRHFTFGEIDRRSDRLAAALRARGLGAGDRLAFCLANRVEVIDLWIACLKLGAIVVPINVLYKGREIAHIVGDAKPLAVVTTPDRAADLPAGTALWDVDALAAEADAAPDGRPHAPRADAATPAAIIYTSGTTGVAKGAVLTHGNFGANALALCAAWDITRHDRYLAALPLFHVHGLGNGVQCWLVSGCHMKLVERFDREEALGWFEAYRPTLFFGVPTMYVRLLEAEAARARAIGAGMRLFVSGSAPLPAQVLEQFRERFGHVILERYGMTETLMNVSNPLVGERRAGTVGLPLPMTDVEIRDHEGHVAGADAVGELWVRGPNVCRGYWEWPEATAAAFKDGWFRTGDIGVRAADGYITLQGRRSDLIISGGFNIYPREIEELLTTLPGVREAAVTGEADPVRGEVPVAYVVGDAGLDLDALEQRVRAELASFKVPRRWVRLDALPRTALGKVQKHLLASKAT comes from the coding sequence ATGTCCCTCCTCGACCTCTACGACCTCTCGCTGCGCGGCCGCGCGGACGCGCCCGCGCTCGAGTGCGCCGGCGCGGACGGCGCCACACGGCACTTCACCTTCGGCGAGATCGACCGGCGGAGTGACCGCCTTGCCGCGGCGCTCCGGGCGCGCGGCCTCGGCGCGGGCGATCGGCTGGCGTTCTGCCTGGCCAACCGCGTGGAGGTGATCGACCTCTGGATCGCCTGCCTCAAGCTCGGCGCGATCGTCGTGCCGATCAACGTGCTGTACAAGGGTCGCGAGATCGCACACATCGTGGGCGACGCCAAGCCGCTCGCCGTCGTGACGACGCCGGACCGGGCGGCCGACCTTCCGGCGGGGACCGCGCTCTGGGACGTGGACGCGCTCGCGGCCGAGGCGGACGCAGCGCCTGACGGGCGGCCGCACGCGCCGCGCGCCGACGCGGCGACACCGGCGGCGATCATCTACACCTCCGGCACGACCGGCGTGGCGAAGGGGGCGGTGCTCACGCACGGCAACTTCGGCGCGAACGCGCTCGCGCTCTGCGCGGCGTGGGACATCACGCGCCACGACCGCTATCTCGCCGCGCTGCCGCTCTTCCACGTGCATGGGCTCGGCAACGGGGTGCAATGCTGGCTCGTGAGCGGCTGCCACATGAAGCTCGTCGAGCGGTTCGACCGCGAGGAGGCGCTCGGCTGGTTCGAGGCGTACCGCCCCACGCTGTTCTTCGGCGTGCCGACGATGTACGTGCGGCTGCTGGAGGCGGAGGCGGCGCGCGCGCGCGCGATCGGCGCCGGGATGCGGCTCTTCGTCTCGGGTTCGGCGCCGCTCCCGGCGCAGGTGCTCGAACAGTTCCGCGAACGCTTCGGTCATGTCATCCTCGAACGCTACGGGATGACCGAGACGCTGATGAACGTGAGCAATCCGCTCGTCGGGGAGCGCCGCGCTGGGACCGTCGGGTTGCCGTTGCCGATGACCGACGTGGAGATCCGCGACCACGAGGGGCACGTCGCGGGTGCCGACGCGGTCGGCGAGCTCTGGGTGCGCGGGCCGAACGTCTGTCGCGGCTACTGGGAGTGGCCCGAGGCGACGGCGGCCGCGTTCAAGGACGGCTGGTTCCGCACCGGCGACATCGGTGTGCGCGCGGCCGACGGCTACATCACGCTGCAGGGACGGCGCAGCGACCTGATCATCTCGGGCGGGTTCAACATCTATCCGCGCGAGATCGAGGAGTTGCTCACCACGCTCCCCGGAGTGCGTGAGGCCGCGGTCACCGGCGAGGCCGATCCGGTGCGCGGCGAGGTGCCGGTCGCGTACGTCGTGGGTGATGCCGGGCTCGACCTCGACGCGCTCGAGCAGCGTGTGCGCGCCGAGCTCGCGTCCTTCAAGGTGCCGCGGCGCTGGGTGCGGCTCGATGCGCTGCCGCGGACCGCGCTGGGGAAGGTCCAGAAGCACCTGCTCGCGTCAAAGGCCACGTGA
- a CDS encoding beta-lactamase family protein — MQSAGRAGRPGARSLLALAGALVAALAACDTIAPPPDRYPHEREAIGTVRESYDGTLSDSLAVHTFRNIHRLFPTRVIAAPRRPRALPPSARTLPAFRFSIGDSTYDLSTYMERNRVAGLLILADGRIAVERYRYGNGPRTRWMSMSIAKSVSATLVGAALRDGLIRSIDDSVTRYVPSLAGSAYEGVSIRDVLMMSSGVRWTERYTDPTSDRRRLLEAQIAQLPGGALAVMRALPRAAPPGTVNTYSTGETQVLAEVLRGALKRPLAEYLSERIWQPLGTEAEARWWLDSPDGVEIGGSGISATLRDYGRFGQFILDEGIIGTDTVLPPGWVAEATSAKFLRDGTPLEYGYMWWPATTPAGRGDRAFSAQGIHGQFLYVNPAARVVIVVWSAQPAPVGGAVIEDERVFDAIAAEFARLTARTPARFPARR; from the coding sequence GTGCAGTCCGCGGGGAGGGCGGGGCGACCGGGGGCACGCTCCCTGCTGGCGCTCGCCGGCGCACTGGTCGCCGCGCTCGCCGCCTGCGACACGATCGCGCCGCCCCCCGACCGCTACCCGCACGAACGCGAGGCGATCGGCACGGTGCGCGAGTCCTACGACGGCACGCTCAGCGACTCGCTCGCGGTGCACACCTTCCGCAACATCCACCGGCTCTTCCCCACGCGCGTGATCGCCGCGCCGCGGCGGCCGCGCGCGCTGCCGCCCTCGGCGCGCACCTTGCCCGCCTTCCGGTTCAGCATCGGCGACTCGACCTACGACCTCTCCACCTACATGGAGCGGAACCGCGTCGCCGGCCTCCTGATCCTCGCCGACGGGCGGATCGCGGTGGAGCGCTACCGCTACGGCAATGGGCCCCGCACGCGCTGGATGAGCATGTCGATCGCCAAGTCGGTGAGCGCGACGCTCGTCGGCGCGGCGCTCCGCGATGGCCTCATCCGGTCGATCGACGACTCGGTCACGCGCTACGTGCCGTCGCTCGCCGGGAGCGCGTACGAGGGGGTGAGCATCCGCGACGTCCTCATGATGAGTTCCGGCGTGCGGTGGACGGAGCGCTACACGGACCCCACGAGCGATCGCCGTCGCCTCCTCGAGGCGCAGATCGCGCAGCTCCCGGGGGGAGCGCTCGCGGTGATGCGCGCCCTGCCGCGCGCGGCGCCACCGGGCACGGTGAACACCTACAGCACGGGCGAGACGCAGGTACTGGCCGAGGTCCTGCGTGGCGCGCTGAAGCGCCCGCTCGCCGAGTATCTGTCGGAGCGGATCTGGCAACCGTTGGGCACTGAGGCCGAGGCGCGCTGGTGGCTCGACTCGCCGGATGGCGTGGAGATCGGGGGGAGCGGGATCAGTGCGACCCTGCGCGACTACGGGCGCTTCGGGCAGTTCATCCTCGACGAGGGCATCATCGGCACCGACACCGTGCTGCCGCCGGGCTGGGTGGCCGAGGCGACGTCGGCGAAGTTCCTGCGTGACGGCACGCCGCTGGAGTACGGCTACATGTGGTGGCCCGCGACCACGCCGGCGGGACGCGGCGACCGCGCGTTCAGCGCCCAGGGCATCCACGGGCAGTTCCTCTACGTGAACCCGGCGGCGCGCGTGGTCATCGTGGTGTGGTCGGCGCAGCCGGCGCCGGTGGGCGGGGCGGTGATCGAGGACGAGCGCGTGTTCGACGCGATCGCGGCCGAGTTCGCGCGGCTGACGGCGCGCACGCCCGCGCGGTTTCCCGCGCGCCGCTGA
- a CDS encoding carboxypeptidase regulatory-like domain-containing protein, giving the protein MRRIAAMLLLCAPLAARAQEPAPQAQPTGIIAGAVRDEAGRPVPQAVITVDGTARQTRSDTAGRFALERVPVGIQEITIRRIGFRPARAQLAVRPDSAMVIAVTMVADAQTLAGVRIEEQLLNQLSGVVIDEQGRPIAGAEVDVVGLRRAMVSDADGRFIFVDLAPGNYLLEVRKEGYGLARRAVQMVARIERDLAVRLYAGVDERTSLALARVVAAEMDRRKSFAGAQAAFVTRAELERWGEAPLINALMGSSGALAMRTLVDVPRDRRSARGPGSIDTRGTAGARSSIGAANAPTVSCVLVNGHEIASGDLLSFFRASEVELVEIFPVGSENSRTFCGRFPPSTGCNCPPDPAGLVVWLRK; this is encoded by the coding sequence ATGCGACGCATCGCCGCGATGCTGCTCCTGTGCGCGCCCCTCGCGGCGCGCGCACAGGAGCCGGCACCGCAAGCCCAGCCAACGGGCATCATCGCTGGGGCGGTCCGGGATGAGGCGGGACGCCCGGTCCCGCAGGCGGTCATCACCGTCGACGGCACGGCGCGACAGACCCGCTCCGACACGGCCGGCCGCTTCGCGCTCGAGCGCGTGCCGGTCGGCATCCAGGAGATCACCATCCGCCGCATCGGTTTCCGGCCCGCGCGCGCGCAGCTCGCGGTGCGCCCCGACAGCGCGATGGTCATCGCCGTCACGATGGTCGCCGATGCGCAGACCCTCGCCGGGGTCCGGATCGAGGAGCAGCTGCTCAACCAGCTCAGCGGCGTGGTGATCGACGAGCAGGGACGGCCCATCGCCGGCGCGGAGGTCGACGTCGTCGGACTCCGCCGCGCGATGGTGAGCGATGCCGACGGGCGATTCATCTTCGTCGATCTCGCACCGGGGAACTACCTCCTGGAGGTCCGGAAGGAGGGCTACGGCCTCGCGCGGCGGGCCGTGCAGATGGTCGCGCGGATCGAGCGCGACCTGGCGGTGCGCCTCTACGCCGGAGTGGACGAACGGACGAGCCTCGCGCTCGCGCGCGTGGTCGCGGCGGAGATGGATCGACGGAAGTCGTTCGCCGGCGCACAGGCGGCCTTCGTCACGCGTGCCGAACTCGAACGCTGGGGGGAGGCCCCGCTCATCAACGCGCTGATGGGGAGCTCCGGCGCGCTCGCGATGCGCACGCTGGTGGACGTGCCGCGCGACCGGCGCTCGGCGCGCGGCCCCGGCTCCATCGATACCCGAGGGACGGCTGGCGCACGCTCCTCCATCGGCGCGGCGAACGCCCCGACGGTCTCGTGCGTGCTCGTCAACGGGCACGAGATCGCGAGCGGCGACCTCCTGAGCTTCTTCCGTGCCTCCGAGGTCGAACTGGTCGAGATCTTCCCGGTCGGGAGCGAGAACTCCCGCACCTTCTGCGGGCGCTTCCCGCCGTCGACGGGCTGCAACTGCCCGCCGGATCCCGCGGGGCTCGTCGTCTGGTTGCGGAAGTGA
- a CDS encoding CehA/McbA family metallohydrolase codes for MPRRLIAVVLVGVVAVSSLALRDPRGRDAQARLRWYKGNTHTHTLNSDGDSHPDDVAKWYKQRGYAFLVLTDHNVLTSVEALNALHGLDERFLVIRGEEVTDRFGDKNIHVNALAPSRLIAPQGGTSVLDALQRDVRAIRAADAVPHLNHPNFGWSVTADEIKQVEGLSLFEVFNGHPMVNNVGGGGVPGLEEAWDQILSSGKLIYGLATDDAHHFTRPEDPTASRPGQGWIVVRADTLTPRAILDAVERGEFYSSTGVELRDYRATATEITLEIKPTAFSKYRVRFTGRNGRLLSEVTTTSATYRITGDEGYVRATVLESNGAKAWTQPVLVRR; via the coding sequence GTGCCCCGCCGTCTCATCGCCGTCGTGCTCGTTGGTGTCGTCGCCGTCTCGTCGCTCGCCCTGCGCGACCCGCGCGGCCGGGACGCGCAGGCGCGGCTCCGCTGGTACAAGGGGAACACGCACACGCACACGCTCAACAGCGACGGCGACTCGCACCCCGACGACGTGGCGAAGTGGTACAAGCAGCGCGGGTACGCGTTCCTCGTGCTCACCGACCACAACGTCCTCACGAGCGTCGAGGCGCTGAACGCGCTGCACGGGCTCGACGAGCGCTTCCTCGTGATCCGCGGGGAAGAGGTCACCGACCGATTCGGCGACAAGAACATCCACGTGAACGCGCTCGCGCCGTCGCGGCTCATCGCGCCGCAGGGCGGGACGAGCGTCCTCGACGCGCTGCAGCGTGACGTGCGCGCGATCCGCGCCGCCGATGCGGTGCCGCATCTCAACCATCCGAACTTCGGCTGGTCGGTCACGGCGGACGAGATCAAGCAGGTGGAAGGGCTCTCGCTCTTCGAGGTGTTCAACGGCCACCCGATGGTGAACAACGTCGGCGGGGGCGGCGTGCCGGGGCTCGAGGAGGCGTGGGACCAGATCCTCTCGAGCGGGAAGCTCATCTACGGCCTCGCGACGGACGATGCGCACCACTTCACGCGGCCGGAGGACCCGACCGCGTCGAGGCCGGGGCAAGGGTGGATCGTCGTCCGCGCCGACACGCTGACGCCGCGCGCGATCCTCGACGCGGTGGAGCGGGGCGAGTTCTACTCGTCCACGGGCGTCGAGCTGCGCGACTATCGCGCGACGGCCACGGAGATCACGCTCGAGATCAAGCCGACGGCCTTCAGCAAGTATCGTGTGCGCTTCACCGGACGGAACGGTCGGCTGCTGAGCGAGGTGACGACGACGTCGGCGACGTACCGGATCACCGGCGACGAGGGCTACGTGCGGGCGACGGTGCTCGAGTCGAATGGCGCGAAGGCCTGGACGCAGCCGGTGCTCGTGCGGCGGTGA
- a CDS encoding acyl-CoA thioesterase, producing the protein MTTADPTPRFELPVPVIPEDFDELGHVNNVVYLRWIQDVATAHWRHAATPEQQARYAWVAHRHEIDYKAPGLPGDAIVASTWVGAAEAVRFERFVEILRASDRKVLAASRSIWVPIARATGRVARVDEDVRRVFSRS; encoded by the coding sequence ATGACGACCGCCGACCCCACACCGCGCTTCGAGCTGCCCGTGCCCGTGATCCCCGAGGACTTCGACGAACTGGGGCACGTGAACAACGTCGTCTACCTGCGCTGGATCCAGGATGTCGCCACCGCGCACTGGCGCCACGCGGCGACGCCCGAGCAGCAGGCGCGCTACGCCTGGGTCGCCCACCGCCACGAGATCGACTACAAGGCGCCCGGGCTCCCGGGTGACGCGATCGTCGCGAGCACCTGGGTCGGCGCCGCCGAGGCGGTGCGATTCGAACGGTTCGTGGAGATCCTGCGGGCGAGCGACCGGAAGGTGCTCGCGGCCTCGCGCAGCATCTGGGTGCCGATCGCGCGGGCGACCGGACGCGTCGCTCGCGTGGACGAGGATGTGCGACGGGTGTTCTCGCGGTCCTGA
- a CDS encoding type II toxin-antitoxin system VapC family toxin: MILADVNVLVYASRDDLAEHAEYRTWLERMVGAPEPFAISDAVLASQLRIVTNPRLFEVPTPLDDALGFVEALRVQPRARLITPGADHWSIFTALCRSSGARGNLVPDAWLAALAIEHGCEFVTADKDFARFEGLRWRHPLAGR, translated from the coding sequence ATGATCCTCGCTGACGTGAACGTGCTGGTGTACGCGTCGCGCGACGATCTGGCGGAGCATGCGGAGTACCGCACGTGGCTGGAGCGGATGGTCGGCGCCCCGGAGCCGTTCGCGATCTCGGATGCGGTGCTCGCGAGCCAGTTGCGGATCGTGACCAATCCCCGCCTCTTCGAGGTGCCGACCCCCCTCGACGACGCACTGGGGTTCGTGGAAGCGTTGCGTGTGCAGCCGCGCGCCCGACTCATCACGCCCGGCGCGGATCACTGGTCGATCTTCACGGCGCTCTGTCGGTCGTCGGGCGCTCGCGGCAACCTCGTGCCTGATGCGTGGCTCGCCGCGCTGGCTATCGAGCACGGGTGTGAGTTCGTCACCGCGGACAAGGACTTCGCGCGATTCGAAGGGCTGCGTTGGCGGCATCCGCTCGCAGGCCGTTAA
- a CDS encoding type II toxin-antitoxin system VapC family toxin, with amino-acid sequence MIFIDANIPMYLIGAPHPNKDAARRALELVISRGERMVTSAEVMQEILHRYGRIQRPDAIQPALDALLGVVDEVFPIDAADVQRAKDVMMGMSKISARDALHVAVMKRHGITRVMSFDVGFDSVGWVERVA; translated from the coding sequence GTGATCTTCATCGACGCGAACATCCCGATGTACCTGATCGGCGCGCCGCATCCCAACAAGGATGCGGCGCGTCGTGCGCTGGAACTCGTCATCTCGCGCGGGGAGCGGATGGTCACGAGCGCCGAGGTGATGCAGGAGATCCTGCATCGCTACGGAAGGATCCAGCGTCCGGATGCGATCCAGCCGGCACTCGACGCGCTCCTCGGCGTCGTGGACGAGGTGTTCCCGATCGATGCCGCGGATGTCCAGCGGGCGAAGGACGTGATGATGGGGATGAGCAAGATCTCGGCGCGGGATGCACTGCACGTCGCCGTGATGAAGCGACACGGGATCACCCGGGTGATGAGCTTCGACGTGGGGTTCGACTCCGTGGGGTGGGTCGAGCGGGTTGCCTGA
- a CDS encoding antitoxin has translation MTQRLQVLLDEDEFAEIRRIAKRHRMTVAEWVRQALRLARADEPYAAPTRKLAAVREAARGDYPTADIDQMLAETALGQLDGLEGGA, from the coding sequence ATGACACAGCGCCTGCAGGTCCTCCTCGACGAGGACGAGTTCGCCGAGATCCGGCGGATCGCCAAGCGGCACCGGATGACCGTCGCCGAGTGGGTGCGCCAGGCGTTGCGTCTGGCGCGCGCGGACGAGCCCTACGCGGCCCCCACGCGGAAGCTCGCGGCGGTCCGTGAGGCGGCGCGGGGCGACTACCCGACGGCCGACATCGATCAGATGCTCGCCGAGACCGCGCTCGGCCAGCTCGACGGCCTCGAGGGTGGCGCGTGA
- a CDS encoding Pr6Pr family membrane protein — protein sequence MPRLLRPLTAAIAWASVLVQMVMSIQHGLAAGDSFARATIDYFSYFTVTTNTLVALVLTVPWLAPESPAATWLGRPHMTAMTCAAIIVVGLAYHVLLSSINHPTGIEYVTDLGLHYIVPTLFTLHWVLAAPKAGLRFAHLPWFAVYPTAYFLYLVARGAMVGEYPYFFVDVNTIGLGGAARNAAGILAFYLVVGAFLLLVTSKQRAVEQG from the coding sequence ATGCCCCGCCTCCTCCGTCCCCTCACCGCCGCCATCGCCTGGGCTTCGGTCCTCGTCCAGATGGTCATGTCGATCCAGCACGGCCTCGCCGCCGGCGACTCGTTCGCGCGCGCGACCATCGACTACTTCAGCTACTTCACCGTGACGACGAACACCCTCGTCGCGCTGGTGCTCACCGTGCCGTGGCTCGCCCCCGAGAGCCCCGCCGCGACGTGGCTCGGGCGGCCGCACATGACCGCGATGACCTGCGCGGCGATCATCGTCGTCGGGCTCGCGTACCATGTGCTGCTCAGCTCGATCAACCACCCCACCGGGATCGAGTACGTCACCGATCTCGGGCTCCACTACATCGTGCCGACGCTCTTCACGCTGCACTGGGTGCTCGCGGCGCCCAAGGCGGGGCTGCGCTTCGCGCACCTGCCCTGGTTCGCGGTCTATCCCACGGCGTACTTCCTCTATCTCGTGGCGCGCGGGGCGATGGTGGGGGAGTATCCGTACTTCTTCGTCGACGTGAACACCATCGGGCTCGGCGGCGCGGCGCGGAATGCGGCGGGGATCCTGGCGTTCTATCTCGTCGTCGGCGCATTCCTGCTGCTGGTCACCTCGAAGCAGCGGGCGGTGGAGCAGGGCTGA
- a CDS encoding PadR family transcriptional regulator yields MSDADLELVRGTLDLILLKALAWGPMHGLGVVRWIEQTTDRQLVVEEGALYPALHRLEQKRLLAAEWGLTEQNRRAKYYRLTERGRDHLAAEVSRWSRYTAAVSRILAAEGGR; encoded by the coding sequence ATGTCCGACGCCGACCTCGAGCTCGTCCGCGGCACCCTCGACCTCATCCTCCTCAAGGCCCTCGCCTGGGGACCCATGCACGGGCTCGGCGTCGTCCGATGGATCGAGCAGACCACCGACCGGCAGCTCGTCGTCGAGGAAGGGGCGCTCTACCCCGCCCTCCACCGCCTCGAGCAGAAGCGGCTCCTGGCCGCCGAGTGGGGACTCACCGAGCAGAACCGCCGGGCGAAGTACTACCGGCTCACCGAACGCGGGCGCGACCACCTCGCCGCCGAGGTCAGTCGCTGGTCGCGCTACACCGCCGCGGTCTCCCGCATCCTCGCCGCGGAGGGTGGCCGATGA